The Temnothorax longispinosus isolate EJ_2023e chromosome 12, Tlon_JGU_v1, whole genome shotgun sequence genome includes a window with the following:
- the LOC139822878 gene encoding mitochondrial fission regulator 2 isoform X6, translating to MGDIKYYGKRRSIVRRIGSFLPLKPPPKIYVSVTPLHLMTNSMINEETSSNYVDTNGYPMRPDLLEPISFGSEVRLLALEQELQELREQISTIVKSNKLSKYASVASLPNGADDMKSVPSPPPPPPPFPLPLPLLPPTTPHIARRASLQDHKIEDRKKIPSSVQKFTGDMLKDIDSVKLRPVVRSPGGHPIRVKRENSPCNDLQEILRRRYIAMQSPDSRNSSANLAMDGSF from the exons atgggcgacattaaatattatggaaAAAGGAGAAGTATTGTAAGGAGGATTGGATCTTTTTTACCATTAAAGCCTCcaccaaaaatatatgtcaGTGTGACACCGTTACATTTGATGACAAATTCAATGATTAACGAGGAAACTAGTAGCAATTATGTTGATACGAATGGATATCCAATGAG GCCAGATCTGTTGGAGCCAATTAGTTTTGGATCTGAAGTACGATTGCTCGCATTAGAGCAAGAATTACAAGAGCTTAGGGAACAAATTTCGACAattgtaaaaagtaataaactgtctaaat ATGCGTCTGTCGCGTCTCTGCCCAATGGAGCAGATGATATGAAGTCTGTGCCATCTCCACctccaccgccaccgccattTCCGCTTCCACTTCCACTTCTGCCACCCACAACACCGCATATCGCGAGAAGGGCTAGTTTGCAAGATCACAAAATTGAAGATCGGAAGAAGATTCCATCGAGTGTACAGAAATTTACGGGTGATATGCTGAAGGATATCGATAGTGTAAAATTGAGACCAGTTGTGAG GTCTCCAGGTGGACATCCTATACGGGTAAAACGTGAGAATAGTCCATGCAATGATTTGCAGGAAATTTTGCGAAGACGCTACATTGCAATGCAATCTCCCGATAGCAGGAATTCATCAGCTAACTTAGCCATGGACGGTTCAttttga
- the LOC139822878 gene encoding mitochondrial fission regulator 2 isoform X8 — MGDIKYYGKRRSIVRRIGSFLPLKPPPKIYVSVTPLHLMTNSMINEETSSNYVDTNGYPMSRPDLLEPISFGSEVRLLALEQELQELREQISTIVKNASVASLPNGADDMKSVPSPPPPPPPFPLPLPLLPPTTPHIARRASLQDHKIEDRKKIPSSVQKFTGDMLKDIDSVKLRPVVRSPGGHPIRVKRENSPCNDLQEILRRRYIAMQSPDSRNSSANLAMDGSF, encoded by the exons atgggcgacattaaatattatggaaAAAGGAGAAGTATTGTAAGGAGGATTGGATCTTTTTTACCATTAAAGCCTCcaccaaaaatatatgtcaGTGTGACACCGTTACATTTGATGACAAATTCAATGATTAACGAGGAAACTAGTAGCAATTATGTTGATACGAATGGATATCCAATGAG CAGGCCAGATCTGTTGGAGCCAATTAGTTTTGGATCTGAAGTACGATTGCTCGCATTAGAGCAAGAATTACAAGAGCTTAGGGAACAAATTTCGACAattgtaaaaa ATGCGTCTGTCGCGTCTCTGCCCAATGGAGCAGATGATATGAAGTCTGTGCCATCTCCACctccaccgccaccgccattTCCGCTTCCACTTCCACTTCTGCCACCCACAACACCGCATATCGCGAGAAGGGCTAGTTTGCAAGATCACAAAATTGAAGATCGGAAGAAGATTCCATCGAGTGTACAGAAATTTACGGGTGATATGCTGAAGGATATCGATAGTGTAAAATTGAGACCAGTTGTGAG GTCTCCAGGTGGACATCCTATACGGGTAAAACGTGAGAATAGTCCATGCAATGATTTGCAGGAAATTTTGCGAAGACGCTACATTGCAATGCAATCTCCCGATAGCAGGAATTCATCAGCTAACTTAGCCATGGACGGTTCAttttga
- the LOC139822878 gene encoding mitochondrial fission regulator 2 isoform X4: MGDIKYYGKRRSIVRRIGSFLPLKPPPKIYVSVTPLHLMTNSMINEETSSNYVDTNGYPMRPDLLEPISFGSEVRLLALEQELQELREQISTIVKNLKIYVCFVDASVASLPNGADDMKSVPSPPPPPPPFPLPLPLLPPTTPHIARRASLQDHKIEDRKKIPSSVQKFTGDMLKDIDSVKLRPVVRSPGGHPIRVKRENSPCNDLQEILRRRYIAMQSPDSRNSSANLAMDGSF; encoded by the exons atgggcgacattaaatattatggaaAAAGGAGAAGTATTGTAAGGAGGATTGGATCTTTTTTACCATTAAAGCCTCcaccaaaaatatatgtcaGTGTGACACCGTTACATTTGATGACAAATTCAATGATTAACGAGGAAACTAGTAGCAATTATGTTGATACGAATGGATATCCAATGAG GCCAGATCTGTTGGAGCCAATTAGTTTTGGATCTGAAGTACGATTGCTCGCATTAGAGCAAGAATTACAAGAGCTTAGGGAACAAATTTCGACAattgtaaaaa ActtgaaaatttatgtttgtttTGTAGATGCGTCTGTCGCGTCTCTGCCCAATGGAGCAGATGATATGAAGTCTGTGCCATCTCCACctccaccgccaccgccattTCCGCTTCCACTTCCACTTCTGCCACCCACAACACCGCATATCGCGAGAAGGGCTAGTTTGCAAGATCACAAAATTGAAGATCGGAAGAAGATTCCATCGAGTGTACAGAAATTTACGGGTGATATGCTGAAGGATATCGATAGTGTAAAATTGAGACCAGTTGTGAG GTCTCCAGGTGGACATCCTATACGGGTAAAACGTGAGAATAGTCCATGCAATGATTTGCAGGAAATTTTGCGAAGACGCTACATTGCAATGCAATCTCCCGATAGCAGGAATTCATCAGCTAACTTAGCCATGGACGGTTCAttttga
- the LOC139822878 gene encoding mitochondrial fission regulator 2 isoform X5 translates to MGDIKYYGKRRSIVRRIGSFLPLKPPPKIYVSVTPLHLMTNSMINEETSSNYVDTNGYPMSRPDLLEPISFGSEVRLLALEQELQELREQISTIVKSNKLSKYASVASLPNGADDMKSVPSPPPPPPPFPLPLPLLPPTTPHIARRASLQDHKIEDRKKIPSSVQKFTGDMLKDIDSVKLRPVVRSPGGHPIRVKRENSPCNDLQEILRRRYIAMQSPDSRNSSANLAMDGSF, encoded by the exons atgggcgacattaaatattatggaaAAAGGAGAAGTATTGTAAGGAGGATTGGATCTTTTTTACCATTAAAGCCTCcaccaaaaatatatgtcaGTGTGACACCGTTACATTTGATGACAAATTCAATGATTAACGAGGAAACTAGTAGCAATTATGTTGATACGAATGGATATCCAATGAG CAGGCCAGATCTGTTGGAGCCAATTAGTTTTGGATCTGAAGTACGATTGCTCGCATTAGAGCAAGAATTACAAGAGCTTAGGGAACAAATTTCGACAattgtaaaaagtaataaactgtctaaat ATGCGTCTGTCGCGTCTCTGCCCAATGGAGCAGATGATATGAAGTCTGTGCCATCTCCACctccaccgccaccgccattTCCGCTTCCACTTCCACTTCTGCCACCCACAACACCGCATATCGCGAGAAGGGCTAGTTTGCAAGATCACAAAATTGAAGATCGGAAGAAGATTCCATCGAGTGTACAGAAATTTACGGGTGATATGCTGAAGGATATCGATAGTGTAAAATTGAGACCAGTTGTGAG GTCTCCAGGTGGACATCCTATACGGGTAAAACGTGAGAATAGTCCATGCAATGATTTGCAGGAAATTTTGCGAAGACGCTACATTGCAATGCAATCTCCCGATAGCAGGAATTCATCAGCTAACTTAGCCATGGACGGTTCAttttga
- the LOC139822941 gene encoding uncharacterized protein, which translates to MLSVFASPYTMVLVTFQQSRRQYSCIRLPISSTFYITIDSLAEFDNKLKTDKAYRSKVILHLSTIGGKNSKKITMAIMGRIIHCTLTTKYSWKGGKGKRQFCLFNGLLTAVICATRHTKHIDTVVAPDATEEGVITDGKQSNIMKETQIFMNMSETEETSILNESGEQSEASLTDVEDDSNKHLPDINNKKLVPYVKDSDDYSS; encoded by the exons ATGCTGTCCGTTTTCGCTAGTCCTTACACCATGGTCCTAGTCACGTTTCAACAGTCACGTCGGCAATATTCGTGCATCAGACTCCCTATATCATcgactttttatattacaattgaT TCTTTAGCAGAATTTGACAACAAGTTGAAAACTGACAAAGCTTACAGAAGTAAAGTG ATTTTGCATCTATCTACAATAGGTggaaaaaattccaaaaaaatcacGATGGCAATCATGGGAAGAATCATCCATTGCACTCTTACAACAAAATACAGTTGGAAAGGGGGGAAAGGCAAACGACAATTTTGTCTTTTTAATGGATTGCTGACTGCCGTCATTT GTGCAACTAGGCATACTAAACATATAGATACAGTGGTTGCACCTGATGCTACTGAAGAAGGTGTTATTACAG ATGGGAAGCAAAGCAACATAATGAAAGAAACCCAGATCTTCATGAACATGTCTGAAACGGAAGAAACCTCTATTTTGAATGAAAGTGGTGAACAAAGTGAAGCTTCTTTAACTGATGTGGAAGATGACAGTAACAAGCACCTTcccgatattaataataaaaaactagTTCCTTATGTCAAAGACTCAGATGATTATTCATCATAG
- the LOC139822878 gene encoding mitochondrial fission regulator 2 isoform X2, protein MGDIKYYGKRRSIVRRIGSFLPLKPPPKIYVSVTPLHLMTNSMINEETSSNYVDTNGYPMSFSGSRPDLLEPISFGSEVRLLALEQELQELREQISTIVKSNKLSKYASVASLPNGADDMKSVPSPPPPPPPFPLPLPLLPPTTPHIARRASLQDHKIEDRKKIPSSVQKFTGDMLKDIDSVKLRPVVRSPGGHPIRVKRENSPCNDLQEILRRRYIAMQSPDSRNSSANLAMDGSF, encoded by the exons atgggcgacattaaatattatggaaAAAGGAGAAGTATTGTAAGGAGGATTGGATCTTTTTTACCATTAAAGCCTCcaccaaaaatatatgtcaGTGTGACACCGTTACATTTGATGACAAATTCAATGATTAACGAGGAAACTAGTAGCAATTATGTTGATACGAATGGATATCCAATGAG CTTTTCTGGCAGCAGGCCAGATCTGTTGGAGCCAATTAGTTTTGGATCTGAAGTACGATTGCTCGCATTAGAGCAAGAATTACAAGAGCTTAGGGAACAAATTTCGACAattgtaaaaagtaataaactgtctaaat ATGCGTCTGTCGCGTCTCTGCCCAATGGAGCAGATGATATGAAGTCTGTGCCATCTCCACctccaccgccaccgccattTCCGCTTCCACTTCCACTTCTGCCACCCACAACACCGCATATCGCGAGAAGGGCTAGTTTGCAAGATCACAAAATTGAAGATCGGAAGAAGATTCCATCGAGTGTACAGAAATTTACGGGTGATATGCTGAAGGATATCGATAGTGTAAAATTGAGACCAGTTGTGAG GTCTCCAGGTGGACATCCTATACGGGTAAAACGTGAGAATAGTCCATGCAATGATTTGCAGGAAATTTTGCGAAGACGCTACATTGCAATGCAATCTCCCGATAGCAGGAATTCATCAGCTAACTTAGCCATGGACGGTTCAttttga
- the LOC139823044 gene encoding uncharacterized protein — MKCKYCEENVLLDEAANHACFIEKQIFMDEENNLFVQSDNEQLATCDKSASINENLSTETCNTHVNKQPAVWDKNTTLALLSLYEMKIEMLDHPKRKTKTWEAISTDLQENFGIQMTTDQVRWKMNSLIKKYKECVDNNCKSGRSPMTFEWYNQLDEIFGQQGNAAASHTVSSNLAYLKKSSSSSAQKRDSNKSSTITSKNANTLLTSKNANTLLTRCSNENVQMTTSSDSEIQSPASNKRKRPLHGTGSNIAKTKVEIENQWLEYIKTKTERDKLNDEKHAATFEQKKEILKLKKKRITLKEKEIEQQKEYFAAKLREKENRHAQLMEIKKEKYKLLKKLIKSEISDSE; from the exons atgaagtGCAAATATTGTGAGGAAAATGTATTACTTGATGAAGCCGCAAATCATGcatgttttattgaaaaacaaatttttatggatgaagaaaataatttatttgtacaaaGTGATAATGAACAAC ttGCTACCTGCGATAAAAGTGCAtctataaatgaaaatttatctaCGGAAACATGTAACACACATGTAAATAAACAAC CTGCAGTCTGGGATAAAAATACTACGTTAGCACTTCTCAGTCTTTATGAAATGAAAATAGAAATGCTCGATCatccaaaaagaaaaactaaaacATGGGAAGCTATCTCTACTGatttacaagaaaattttggaatacag atgACTACAGATCAGGTTCGTTGGAAAATGAActctctaataaaaaaatacaaggaaTGCGTTGATAATAACTGTAAATCAGGAAGAAGTCCAATGACCTTTGAATGGTACAATCAACTAGATGAGATCTTTGGCCAACAAGGAAATGCTGCTGCAAGTCATACTGTTTCATCCAATTTggcttatttaaaaaagtcttCATCTTCATCCGCACAAAAACGTGATTCAAATAAGTCTTCAACAATAACTTCAAAAAATGCTAACACTTTACTGACTTCAAAAAATGCTAACACTTTATTAACAAGATGTTCCAATGAAAATGTACAAATGACTACATCCAGTGACAGTGAAATACAAAGTCCTGCATCAAATAAAAGGAAACGTCCATTGCACGGAACTGGATCTAATATAGCAAAGACaaaagttgaaattgaaaaCCAATGGttggaatatataaaaacgaaaaCTGAACGTGACAAACTCAACGATGAAAAACATGCAGCAACTTTTgagcaaaaaaaagaaatattaaaattaaaaaaaaaacgtattactttaaaagaaaaggaaattgaacaacaaaaagaatattttgcagcaaaattaagagaaaaagaaaatagacatGCACAActaatggaaataaaaaaagaaaaatacaaacttttaaaaaaattaattaaaagtgaaatttcagattctgaataa
- the LOC139822878 gene encoding mitochondrial fission regulator 2 isoform X3: MGDIKYYGKRRSIVRRIGSFLPLKPPPKIYVSVTPLHLMTNSMINEETSSNYVDTNGYPMSRPDLLEPISFGSEVRLLALEQELQELREQISTIVKNLKIYVCFVDASVASLPNGADDMKSVPSPPPPPPPFPLPLPLLPPTTPHIARRASLQDHKIEDRKKIPSSVQKFTGDMLKDIDSVKLRPVVRSPGGHPIRVKRENSPCNDLQEILRRRYIAMQSPDSRNSSANLAMDGSF; this comes from the exons atgggcgacattaaatattatggaaAAAGGAGAAGTATTGTAAGGAGGATTGGATCTTTTTTACCATTAAAGCCTCcaccaaaaatatatgtcaGTGTGACACCGTTACATTTGATGACAAATTCAATGATTAACGAGGAAACTAGTAGCAATTATGTTGATACGAATGGATATCCAATGAG CAGGCCAGATCTGTTGGAGCCAATTAGTTTTGGATCTGAAGTACGATTGCTCGCATTAGAGCAAGAATTACAAGAGCTTAGGGAACAAATTTCGACAattgtaaaaa ActtgaaaatttatgtttgtttTGTAGATGCGTCTGTCGCGTCTCTGCCCAATGGAGCAGATGATATGAAGTCTGTGCCATCTCCACctccaccgccaccgccattTCCGCTTCCACTTCCACTTCTGCCACCCACAACACCGCATATCGCGAGAAGGGCTAGTTTGCAAGATCACAAAATTGAAGATCGGAAGAAGATTCCATCGAGTGTACAGAAATTTACGGGTGATATGCTGAAGGATATCGATAGTGTAAAATTGAGACCAGTTGTGAG GTCTCCAGGTGGACATCCTATACGGGTAAAACGTGAGAATAGTCCATGCAATGATTTGCAGGAAATTTTGCGAAGACGCTACATTGCAATGCAATCTCCCGATAGCAGGAATTCATCAGCTAACTTAGCCATGGACGGTTCAttttga
- the LOC139822878 gene encoding mitochondrial fission regulator 2 isoform X7: MGDIKYYGKRRSIVRRIGSFLPLKPPPKIYVSVTPLHLMTNSMINEETSSNYVDTNGYPMSFSGSRPDLLEPISFGSEVRLLALEQELQELREQISTIVKNASVASLPNGADDMKSVPSPPPPPPPFPLPLPLLPPTTPHIARRASLQDHKIEDRKKIPSSVQKFTGDMLKDIDSVKLRPVVRSPGGHPIRVKRENSPCNDLQEILRRRYIAMQSPDSRNSSANLAMDGSF, translated from the exons atgggcgacattaaatattatggaaAAAGGAGAAGTATTGTAAGGAGGATTGGATCTTTTTTACCATTAAAGCCTCcaccaaaaatatatgtcaGTGTGACACCGTTACATTTGATGACAAATTCAATGATTAACGAGGAAACTAGTAGCAATTATGTTGATACGAATGGATATCCAATGAG CTTTTCTGGCAGCAGGCCAGATCTGTTGGAGCCAATTAGTTTTGGATCTGAAGTACGATTGCTCGCATTAGAGCAAGAATTACAAGAGCTTAGGGAACAAATTTCGACAattgtaaaaa ATGCGTCTGTCGCGTCTCTGCCCAATGGAGCAGATGATATGAAGTCTGTGCCATCTCCACctccaccgccaccgccattTCCGCTTCCACTTCCACTTCTGCCACCCACAACACCGCATATCGCGAGAAGGGCTAGTTTGCAAGATCACAAAATTGAAGATCGGAAGAAGATTCCATCGAGTGTACAGAAATTTACGGGTGATATGCTGAAGGATATCGATAGTGTAAAATTGAGACCAGTTGTGAG GTCTCCAGGTGGACATCCTATACGGGTAAAACGTGAGAATAGTCCATGCAATGATTTGCAGGAAATTTTGCGAAGACGCTACATTGCAATGCAATCTCCCGATAGCAGGAATTCATCAGCTAACTTAGCCATGGACGGTTCAttttga
- the LOC139822878 gene encoding mitochondrial fission regulator 2 isoform X9 yields the protein MGDIKYYGKRRSIVRRIGSFLPLKPPPKIYVSVTPLHLMTNSMINEETSSNYVDTNGYPMRPDLLEPISFGSEVRLLALEQELQELREQISTIVKNASVASLPNGADDMKSVPSPPPPPPPFPLPLPLLPPTTPHIARRASLQDHKIEDRKKIPSSVQKFTGDMLKDIDSVKLRPVVRSPGGHPIRVKRENSPCNDLQEILRRRYIAMQSPDSRNSSANLAMDGSF from the exons atgggcgacattaaatattatggaaAAAGGAGAAGTATTGTAAGGAGGATTGGATCTTTTTTACCATTAAAGCCTCcaccaaaaatatatgtcaGTGTGACACCGTTACATTTGATGACAAATTCAATGATTAACGAGGAAACTAGTAGCAATTATGTTGATACGAATGGATATCCAATGAG GCCAGATCTGTTGGAGCCAATTAGTTTTGGATCTGAAGTACGATTGCTCGCATTAGAGCAAGAATTACAAGAGCTTAGGGAACAAATTTCGACAattgtaaaaa ATGCGTCTGTCGCGTCTCTGCCCAATGGAGCAGATGATATGAAGTCTGTGCCATCTCCACctccaccgccaccgccattTCCGCTTCCACTTCCACTTCTGCCACCCACAACACCGCATATCGCGAGAAGGGCTAGTTTGCAAGATCACAAAATTGAAGATCGGAAGAAGATTCCATCGAGTGTACAGAAATTTACGGGTGATATGCTGAAGGATATCGATAGTGTAAAATTGAGACCAGTTGTGAG GTCTCCAGGTGGACATCCTATACGGGTAAAACGTGAGAATAGTCCATGCAATGATTTGCAGGAAATTTTGCGAAGACGCTACATTGCAATGCAATCTCCCGATAGCAGGAATTCATCAGCTAACTTAGCCATGGACGGTTCAttttga
- the LOC139822878 gene encoding mitochondrial fission regulator 2 isoform X1, producing MGDIKYYGKRRSIVRRIGSFLPLKPPPKIYVSVTPLHLMTNSMINEETSSNYVDTNGYPMSFSGSRPDLLEPISFGSEVRLLALEQELQELREQISTIVKNLKIYVCFVDASVASLPNGADDMKSVPSPPPPPPPFPLPLPLLPPTTPHIARRASLQDHKIEDRKKIPSSVQKFTGDMLKDIDSVKLRPVVRSPGGHPIRVKRENSPCNDLQEILRRRYIAMQSPDSRNSSANLAMDGSF from the exons atgggcgacattaaatattatggaaAAAGGAGAAGTATTGTAAGGAGGATTGGATCTTTTTTACCATTAAAGCCTCcaccaaaaatatatgtcaGTGTGACACCGTTACATTTGATGACAAATTCAATGATTAACGAGGAAACTAGTAGCAATTATGTTGATACGAATGGATATCCAATGAG CTTTTCTGGCAGCAGGCCAGATCTGTTGGAGCCAATTAGTTTTGGATCTGAAGTACGATTGCTCGCATTAGAGCAAGAATTACAAGAGCTTAGGGAACAAATTTCGACAattgtaaaaa ActtgaaaatttatgtttgtttTGTAGATGCGTCTGTCGCGTCTCTGCCCAATGGAGCAGATGATATGAAGTCTGTGCCATCTCCACctccaccgccaccgccattTCCGCTTCCACTTCCACTTCTGCCACCCACAACACCGCATATCGCGAGAAGGGCTAGTTTGCAAGATCACAAAATTGAAGATCGGAAGAAGATTCCATCGAGTGTACAGAAATTTACGGGTGATATGCTGAAGGATATCGATAGTGTAAAATTGAGACCAGTTGTGAG GTCTCCAGGTGGACATCCTATACGGGTAAAACGTGAGAATAGTCCATGCAATGATTTGCAGGAAATTTTGCGAAGACGCTACATTGCAATGCAATCTCCCGATAGCAGGAATTCATCAGCTAACTTAGCCATGGACGGTTCAttttga